The Fimbriimonas ginsengisoli Gsoil 348 genome window below encodes:
- a CDS encoding glycosyltransferase, with translation MARVTVALAVYNGSATIAQALDAVFAQTYRDFDVLVLDDGSTDNTTEIVAKYDCRLIQVENAGLGAGRKRLVEEAAGELVAFVDHDDFWLPEKLEKQVRLIDETGASLVHADGWYVYEDGREVARDLRLPADARSFDHILPSNVVIASTAVFSRKAMLDAGNFVADTVRCSDWYGWLILAPGRTFAHLPEKLVRYSVLSTSLANAGYRFHAAQHYLLTHHILPRRQELFGALPADARARYTKMVVRDIGVALSNMAKHKLAQGDRQESRRLAREALRHAPDVARVWTRAIKTFLPR, from the coding sequence ATGGCCCGCGTGACCGTAGCCTTGGCTGTCTATAACGGTTCGGCCACCATCGCGCAAGCGCTCGACGCCGTTTTTGCTCAGACGTATCGGGACTTCGACGTCCTTGTGCTCGACGACGGCAGCACCGACAACACCACGGAAATCGTGGCCAAATACGATTGCCGGCTGATCCAAGTCGAGAATGCCGGCCTCGGCGCGGGCCGTAAGCGTTTAGTCGAGGAAGCGGCCGGCGAGCTCGTCGCGTTCGTAGATCACGATGATTTTTGGCTCCCCGAAAAGCTAGAAAAACAGGTGCGACTCATCGACGAGACCGGCGCATCGCTCGTGCACGCTGACGGTTGGTACGTCTACGAGGACGGCCGCGAGGTCGCCCGGGATCTCCGGCTTCCGGCCGATGCCCGCTCGTTCGATCACATTCTGCCTAGCAACGTCGTCATCGCCAGCACCGCCGTGTTTAGCCGTAAGGCGATGCTAGATGCCGGAAACTTCGTCGCAGACACCGTCCGCTGCTCCGATTGGTATGGCTGGTTGATCCTGGCCCCGGGCCGCACGTTCGCGCACCTTCCGGAGAAGCTGGTGAGGTACTCCGTTCTCTCCACCTCTTTGGCCAACGCCGGCTACCGGTTTCACGCCGCCCAGCACTACTTACTCACTCACCACATCCTCCCGCGCCGTCAAGAGTTGTTCGGAGCTCTCCCCGCCGATGCCCGTGCGCGTTACACGAAGATGGTGGTCCGAGATATCGGCGTGGCCCTCAGCAACATGGCAAAGCACAAACTCGCCCAAGGCGACCGTCAAGAATCCCGCCGCCTAGCCCGAGAAGCCCTCCGCCACGCCCCCGACGTCGCCCGCGTCTGGACCCGAGCGATAAAGACGTTCTTACCTCGCTAA